The following proteins come from a genomic window of Nicotiana tomentosiformis chromosome 12, ASM39032v3, whole genome shotgun sequence:
- the LOC138902855 gene encoding uncharacterized protein, translating to MVSIYPRDASMLFDPRSNYSYVLLYFAPYLDMPYGSLNILVHVSTPVGDSIMVDRVYRSCMVNIGGYETRVDNLLLNMVDLDVILGMDWLSLYHAILGCHTKIVTLAMPMLPRLEWRGSLGHTPSRAISFLKAQQMVEKGCLAHLAFVRHVSVDTATIGSFPVVREFPDIFHVVLAGMPPDRDIDFGIDFVTGTQSISIALYRMALSELKE from the coding sequence atggTATCAATCTATCCTAGAGATGCTTCTATGTTGTTTGATCCAAGGTCTAACTATTCATATGTATTATTGTATTTTGCTCCTTATTTGGATATGCCATATGGTTCTTTAAATAttcttgttcatgtatctacccctgttggtgattctattatggtggatcgtgtatatcggtcTTGTATGGTTAATATTGGGGGatatgagactagagttgataacTTGTTGCTTAACATGGTGGATTTAGATgtgattctgggtatggattggctatctctgtatcatgctattcttggTTGTCACACTAAGatcgtgacgttggctatgccgatgttgccaaggttggaatggaggggttctctaggtCATACTCCTAGTAGGGCgatttcatttctaaaggctcaacagatggttgagaaggggtgtttggcacaTCTAGCTTTTGTTAGACATGTTAGTGTCGATACTGCTACTATTGGTTCATTCCCAGTCGTAAGGGAGTTCCCAGATATATTTCATGTTGTCCTagcgggcatgccacccgatagggatattgactttggtattgattttgtgACGGGAACTCAGTCCATATCTATtgcactgtatcgcatggctctaTCTGAGTTGAAGGAATGA